The Desulfonatronospira thiodismutans ASO3-1 DNA segment AGTTTCATGGAGTCGTCTATACTGCCCGGACTGGAATGCGGTGAAGGCATGAGCACTCCCGTGACATTCTCCGGTCCCAGGGCAGATGCTGCCACAGCCGCGGTCAATGCCGAGTCCATGCCTCCTGAAAGACCCAGGAGCACCCTGCTGAACCCGCTTTTGCGCACGTAATCCCGTGTGCCCAGCACCAGTGCCCGCCAGGCCTCTGCCGGAACGTCAAGGTCATGCTCATGGCTGTCGCTTTTTGCGGGGTTACTGGTATCAAAAACAAATACGTCCCTTTCAAATTCCCTGCCTCTGCCCATGATGCTACCATCCGGGCCGAACACCATGCTTCTTCCCGGAAAAACCAGGTCATCAAATCCCCCCACCTGGTTGCAGAATATGAAAAAAACCCTGTGCTTGACCGCCAGGGAACCCATCATGGCCTGCCTGATCCCGTGCTTGCCAAGACCGAAGGGAGAGGCGGACATGTTTATGATAATATCGGCCCCCTGCCGGGCCAGTTCCTGCATGGGATTCACCCCGCCCCTGGGCCTGTCCCAGAAATCCTCGTCATTCCAGGCGTCTTCGCAGATGCTTACCCCCACTACTTTTCCCTTGTACTCAAAAACACCGGGAGCCTCGGCAGCGCAAAAATAGCGCTTTTCATCAAAGACGTCGTATTCAGGCAGAAGCACCTTGCTGAAGACCTTGATCACCCGGCCTTTATCCAACAGGCAGGCCGAATTGTAGACCTCTCCGGTCCGGCCTGGAAAACACCATGGACTCCCCAGAAGCAAAGGGCCCACACCTGAAGTCTCCCGGGCAATAAAGCGTACGCTCTGCATACACTTCTCCAGGATATCCTCTCTTAATAGAAGGTCCCGGGCCGGATATCCGATAACTGCCAGTTCCGGGGTCACGCAAATGTCAGCGCCCTGTCCGGAGGCTTCCATGCAGGCCTGGACAATCCCCCGGGCATTGCCCTCAAAATCGCAGACAACGGGATTCAGCTGCAAAAGCCCGATTTTCATTCCCTGTTTTCTCCCTGTTATTTCCAGACAATCCTGTTTACGGTATGCTGAACAGCCTTGTGGTCACAGATTCTGTCTGCCGTACAGGCGGTTCGATTATTGTTGACCTGCAGCATATTTGCAAGTAAATATCACATCTTCATTAAACAGGCCGATAGCATCAGGTGGCCATGAGCATCAAAGACTTTTTTGACCGGGAAAAGATATCCCCTCTGCTTAAACTGCCCGACGAAATGCGGGAAAAGCTTTTTTCCGGCACGCATCTGTCCAGGCGCGAAAAATACGTTATGGCCAACCTTTACTACCTGGATTCCTGGAACAAACTTGATGAATATCAGAATCTTTTGCCCGCCATGGCTGACCTTGAGCTATCCGAATGCCTTGAAAGCATTGACATTCTGGAGGAAGAAGGATTCATTTCCAGGAAAGGGCAGAAAATCATACTCAGGATCAAACCCATAACCTACAAGTAATCACCCATGCCCAAAAGAACCGACATCAAAAAAATCATGCTCATTGGTTCCGGACCCATCATCATCGGACAGGCCTGCGAGTTCGACTACTCCGGGACACAGGCCCTCAAGGCCCTCAAGGAAGAAGGCTACCAGGTGGTCCTGGTCAACTCCAATCCGGCCACTATCATGACCGACCCGGATCTGGCCGACCAGACCTATATCGAACCCATAGAACCCGATACAGTGGCCCGCATCATCGCCAGGGAAAAACCCGATGCCCTTTTACCCACCCTGGGAGGACAGACCGGGCTTAATACTGCAGTGGCCCTGTCCGAAAACGGAGTACTGGAAAAATACGGCGTAGAACTCATCGGGGCTTCCCTGCCGGTCATCCAGAAAGCTGAAAGCAGGGAGCAGTTCCGCAGGGCCATGGAAAACATAGGCCTCAAAGTCCCCAAAAGCGGCATAGCCCGCAACATGGACGAGGCCAGGCAGTGGACCAGTACCATTGCCTTTCCCATCATCATCCGCCCTGCCTATACCCTGGGTGGAACCGGGGGCGGCATCGCCTACAACCTGGAGGACCTGGAGGAAAAGGCTGCCTACGGCCTGTCCTGCAGCATGACCCATGAGATCATGCTTGAAGAATCTGTCCTGGGCTGGAAAGAGTTCGAACTGGAGGTCATGCGGGACAAGAACGACAATTGCGTTATAATCTGTTCCATTGAAAACCTGGATCCCATGGGTGTGCATACCGGGGACTCCATTACCGTAGCCCCGTCCCAGACCCTCACCGACAGGGAATACCAGGTCATGCGCAACGCCTCCCTGGATATAATGCGCGAAATAGGCGTTGAAACCGGAGGGTCCAATGTCCAGTTCGCGGTGAATCCGGACGACGGAGACCTGGTGGTCATTGAAATGAACCCCAGGGTGTCCAGGTCTTCGGCCCTGGCCTCAAAGGCCACAGGCTTTCCCATTGCCAAGATTGCG contains these protein-coding regions:
- a CDS encoding NAD+ synthase, with amino-acid sequence MKIGLLQLNPVVCDFEGNARGIVQACMEASGQGADICVTPELAVIGYPARDLLLREDILEKCMQSVRFIARETSGVGPLLLGSPWCFPGRTGEVYNSACLLDKGRVIKVFSKVLLPEYDVFDEKRYFCAAEAPGVFEYKGKVVGVSICEDAWNDEDFWDRPRGGVNPMQELARQGADIIINMSASPFGLGKHGIRQAMMGSLAVKHRVFFIFCNQVGGFDDLVFPGRSMVFGPDGSIMGRGREFERDVFVFDTSNPAKSDSHEHDLDVPAEAWRALVLGTRDYVRKSGFSRVLLGLSGGMDSALTAAVAASALGPENVTGVLMPSPHSSPGSIDDSMKLAESLGIKTVTLPISSLMQGFDQALEDVFSGMHPDVTEENIQSRIRGNLLMAMSNKWGDMLLNTGNKSELAVGYCTIYGDMAGSLAVLADVPKTLVYDIARWLSTKGGPIIPEAIINKPPSAELRPGQKDRDSLPEYDILDEILRLYVEKGASMQEICTRGFEADVVQKVLDMVNRSEFKRYQAPPGIKITDVAFGPGRRMPLASRCLIKGW